Proteins found in one Arthrobacter sp. U41 genomic segment:
- a CDS encoding MFS transporter, whose product MNSAAPPEAMRPGSELESGDRVSQKGRILAWAAWDWGSAAFNAVMTTFVFTVYLTSNAFGGEDRASAVLGGALAIAGAAVALLAPVTGQRSDTGGRRKLWLGVNTGAVALLTALCFFVFPRPEFLLLGVTLIALGNVFFEFAGVNYNAMLAQISTPRNIGKVSGFGWGMGYLGGIVALLLVLQLFVQPSFEWFGSSTEDGLNIRLVAVFSALWFFIFALPVLFAVPELPKTRRGSGLGFLASYGLLLRRIRAIYRTSPHTIYFLLASAVFRDGLAAVFTFGGIIAAGTFGFELKDVIFFAIFGNVVAAVGAIIGGFLDDRVGPKAVIIGSLLGLLMAGSVIVALGNGNYSIFGMDWAGSTTFWIFGLFLCLFVGPAQSSSRAYLARLAPHGESGELFGLYATTGRAVSFLAPALFTLCIVIAAPLVEPGGAQRWGILGIMVVLLAGLLLLLPVKAPEETEIAVVPAA is encoded by the coding sequence ATGAACTCCGCCGCTCCCCCAGAAGCCATGCGTCCCGGCTCGGAACTGGAATCCGGAGACCGGGTCTCCCAGAAGGGCCGCATCCTCGCCTGGGCAGCGTGGGACTGGGGTTCGGCCGCCTTCAACGCGGTGATGACCACCTTTGTGTTCACCGTGTACCTGACGTCCAACGCCTTCGGCGGGGAGGACCGTGCCTCTGCTGTCCTGGGCGGTGCACTCGCCATCGCCGGCGCCGCCGTCGCGCTGCTGGCACCGGTCACCGGGCAACGCTCCGATACCGGCGGGCGCCGGAAGCTCTGGCTGGGAGTCAACACCGGCGCCGTCGCGCTCCTCACCGCGCTGTGCTTTTTCGTCTTTCCGCGCCCGGAGTTCCTGCTGCTCGGCGTGACGCTGATCGCGCTGGGCAATGTCTTCTTCGAATTTGCGGGCGTGAACTACAACGCCATGCTTGCCCAGATCTCCACCCCGCGGAACATCGGCAAGGTCAGCGGCTTCGGCTGGGGCATGGGATACCTCGGCGGCATCGTGGCCCTGCTGCTGGTGCTCCAGCTGTTTGTCCAGCCCAGCTTCGAATGGTTTGGCTCCTCGACAGAGGACGGCCTGAATATCCGCCTGGTCGCGGTGTTCTCGGCCCTGTGGTTCTTCATCTTCGCGTTGCCCGTGCTGTTCGCCGTGCCGGAGCTTCCCAAAACCAGGCGCGGCTCGGGCCTCGGATTCCTGGCTTCCTACGGCCTGCTGCTGCGACGGATCAGGGCAATCTACCGGACCAGTCCGCACACCATTTACTTCCTGCTCGCCAGTGCGGTCTTCCGGGACGGGCTGGCCGCGGTGTTCACCTTCGGCGGCATCATCGCCGCGGGCACGTTCGGCTTCGAGCTCAAGGACGTCATTTTCTTCGCGATCTTCGGGAACGTCGTTGCCGCGGTCGGCGCCATTATCGGCGGCTTCCTCGATGACCGGGTCGGGCCGAAGGCGGTCATCATCGGTTCGCTGCTCGGGCTGCTGATGGCCGGCTCCGTGATCGTGGCCCTGGGCAACGGGAACTATTCCATCTTCGGCATGGACTGGGCCGGCAGCACCACATTCTGGATCTTTGGCCTGTTTCTGTGCCTTTTTGTCGGACCGGCACAGTCCTCCTCGCGGGCCTACCTGGCCCGGCTTGCCCCGCACGGCGAGTCCGGGGAGCTGTTTGGCCTGTACGCCACCACCGGCCGGGCCGTCAGCTTCCTCGCCCCGGCGCTGTTCACGCTGTGCATTGTGATCGCCGCCCCGCTTGTGGAGCCCGGCGGGGCGCAGCGCTGGGGCATCCTCGGCATCATGGTGGTGCTGCTGGCCGGGCTGCTGCTGCTGCTCCCGGTCAAGGCACCGGAGGAGACCGAAATCGCCGTCGTCCCCGCCGCCTGA
- a CDS encoding cation:proton antiporter regulatory subunit yields MNVDETDLPGLGRRKDFMTASGRRIGVVEYREGQTELIVSTWDDPDTCQASIPLTADEAAALGNLLGGQRLAQQLSEAHREVPGIVTRQFSIAADSPFHNQPMGKAAIRTRSGVSIVAIMREGEVLPSPGPDVVLHPGDLLVAVGTQEGLDTAARILRNG; encoded by the coding sequence ATGAACGTGGATGAAACAGACCTCCCGGGACTGGGCCGGCGCAAAGACTTCATGACCGCCTCCGGGCGGCGGATCGGCGTCGTGGAATACCGCGAAGGCCAAACCGAACTGATCGTCTCCACGTGGGATGATCCGGACACCTGCCAGGCGTCCATTCCGCTGACCGCCGACGAAGCCGCCGCGCTGGGGAACCTGCTTGGCGGACAGCGGCTGGCCCAGCAGCTCTCCGAAGCCCACCGCGAGGTCCCGGGCATTGTCACCCGGCAGTTCTCAATCGCTGCCGACTCCCCGTTTCATAACCAGCCGATGGGCAAGGCAGCCATCCGGACCCGCAGTGGCGTCTCGATCGTCGCCATCATGCGCGAGGGCGAGGTGCTCCCCTCCCCGGGACCGGACGTCGTCCTGCACCCCGGCGACCTCCTCGTTGCCGTAGGAACGCAAGAAGGCCTGGACACGGCGGCCCGCATCCTGCGCAACGGCTGA
- a CDS encoding cation:proton antiporter has product MDPLALTLIELGAVVFCLGLLARLAGRIGMSPIPLYLIGGLFFGAGGIVKLEGMHEFTHLSSEIGVILLLLMLGLEYTAAELVTGLRRSWQAGVLDLVLNFLPGAILAVLLGWGPVGAMVMGGVTYISSSGIAAKVITDLGRIGNRETPVVLSILVFEDLAMAVYLPILTATLAGVSFVVGLQTVGISLAVVTVVLLVALRHGHHVSKAVHSENSEVFLLNLLGAALLVAGLASALQVSAAVGAFMLGIAISGATAHSATRILEPLRDLFAAIFFVVFGLNTDPSTIPPVLGWALLLAFVTAATKMVTGIWAAKRAGIGLPGRFRAGAALIARGEFSIVIAGLAVASGVVPQELAALATAYVLIMAVTGPLAARFVEPVVAMLRRPAKPPAVRTADGI; this is encoded by the coding sequence ATGGATCCGCTCGCACTGACCCTGATAGAGCTCGGGGCCGTCGTCTTTTGCCTCGGCCTGCTGGCGAGGCTGGCCGGGCGGATCGGCATGTCCCCTATACCGCTGTACCTCATCGGCGGCCTGTTCTTCGGCGCCGGCGGCATCGTCAAACTCGAAGGCATGCACGAATTCACCCATCTCTCGAGTGAGATCGGTGTCATCCTCCTGCTGCTTATGCTCGGATTGGAATATACGGCGGCGGAGCTGGTCACGGGGCTGCGCCGTTCCTGGCAGGCCGGTGTCCTGGACCTGGTCCTGAACTTTCTGCCGGGCGCAATCCTCGCGGTCCTGCTGGGCTGGGGACCCGTCGGAGCCATGGTGATGGGCGGTGTCACCTACATTTCGTCCTCGGGGATCGCTGCCAAGGTGATTACGGACCTTGGGCGGATCGGTAACCGCGAAACCCCGGTGGTGCTCTCGATCCTCGTTTTCGAGGACCTCGCGATGGCGGTCTACCTGCCGATCCTTACGGCGACCCTGGCCGGCGTCAGCTTCGTTGTGGGGCTGCAGACCGTCGGGATCTCACTCGCCGTCGTCACGGTGGTGCTGCTGGTGGCACTGCGCCACGGGCACCACGTGTCCAAAGCCGTGCACAGCGAGAACTCCGAGGTGTTCCTGCTCAACCTGCTGGGGGCCGCGCTGCTGGTCGCGGGGCTGGCCTCGGCCCTGCAGGTCTCCGCTGCGGTGGGGGCCTTTATGCTCGGAATCGCCATCTCGGGTGCCACCGCGCACAGCGCCACCAGAATTCTTGAGCCGTTGCGGGACCTCTTCGCCGCCATTTTCTTCGTGGTCTTTGGCCTCAATACCGATCCCAGCACCATCCCGCCCGTGCTCGGCTGGGCCCTGCTGCTGGCCTTCGTGACCGCGGCCACCAAGATGGTCACCGGGATCTGGGCGGCGAAGCGCGCCGGGATCGGCCTGCCTGGGCGTTTCCGCGCCGGCGCGGCGCTGATCGCCCGCGGCGAGTTCTCGATCGTCATTGCCGGCCTCGCGGTCGCCTCGGGCGTGGTGCCCCAGGAACTCGCTGCCCTGGCCACCGCCTACGTGCTGATCATGGCCGTGACCGGCCCGCTTGCCGCCCGGTTCGTCGAACCGGTGGTGGCAATGCTGCGCCGCCCGGCCAAACCGCCCGCCGTCCGGACCGCCGACGGAATCTAG
- the dcd gene encoding dCTP deaminase produces the protein MLISDRDIRAEIDSQRIVLEPFDPAMVQPSSVDVRIDKFFRLFDNHKYAHIDPAEEQPELTRLVEVERGEPFILHPGEFVLGSTYETVTLPDDIAARLEGKSSLGRLGLLTHSTAGFIDPGFSGHVTLELSNMATLPIKLWPGMKIGQLCFFRLTSAAEHPYGSGPYGSRYQGQRGPTASRSHLNFHRTEV, from the coding sequence GTGCTGATCTCTGACCGCGACATTCGTGCCGAAATTGACTCCCAACGGATCGTTCTGGAGCCGTTCGACCCTGCCATGGTCCAGCCCTCCTCGGTGGACGTCCGGATCGATAAGTTCTTCCGGCTCTTCGACAACCACAAGTACGCCCACATCGACCCCGCGGAGGAACAGCCCGAACTGACCCGCCTGGTGGAGGTTGAGCGCGGCGAACCCTTTATCCTGCACCCCGGGGAATTCGTGCTGGGCTCCACCTATGAGACCGTGACGCTCCCCGACGATATCGCCGCCCGGCTCGAGGGCAAGTCCTCGCTGGGCCGGCTTGGCCTGCTCACCCACTCGACGGCGGGATTCATCGATCCCGGCTTCTCCGGCCACGTGACCCTGGAGCTGTCCAACATGGCGACGTTGCCAATCAAGCTGTGGCCGGGCATGAAGATCGGCCAGTTGTGCTTCTTCCGGCTCACCTCGGCCGCGGAGCACCCCTACGGATCCGGCCCGTACGGCAGCCGCTACCAGGGCCAGCGCGGCCCGACGGCGAGCCGCAGCCACTTGAACTTCCACCGCACCGAGGTCTAG